The following are encoded together in the Lathyrus oleraceus cultivar Zhongwan6 chromosome 3, CAAS_Psat_ZW6_1.0, whole genome shotgun sequence genome:
- the LOC127125616 gene encoding mitochondrial fission protein ELM1 — translation MEWKKRAMSEMLDGAIRRVVVIGNGFAGAENQSIGLVRALGLSKRISLYRVTRPQGGINRWFKWLPVSIHKKLDSFIRRIYGNSRFQSLNQNNAISNVLEADAYGIAMMAREKFYEDGPLLVVASGRDTISVATSIKRLALENVFLVQIQHPRFLLNRFDLVITPRHDYYPLTPHAQQQIPWFLRRWVTPWEPPGRNVVLTVGALHQADSAALRVAASAWHDELATLPKPLLVVNIGGPTGNCPSGVDLAKNLVVMLQNVLWSCGTVRISFSRRTPAKISKILVKEFSTNPKVQIWDGEGPNPHMGHLAWADAFVITADSVSMLSEACSTGKPVYVIGAELCTWKFADFQNSLQKQGVARPFTGMENITESWYYSPLNDTAEAATQVIAALAQRGWTIRAQ, via the exons ATGGAATGGAAAAAACGAGCGATGTCGGAGATGTTGGACGGTGCAATTCGGCGAGTTGTTGTCATCGGAAACGGCTTCGCCGGCGCTGAGAATCAGAGCATTGGATTGGTCCGTGCTCTCGGTCTCTCCAAACGCATCTCCTTATAC CGTGTCACGAGGCCACAAGGAGGAATCAATAGGTGGTTTAAATGGCTTCCAGTTTCAATTCATAAAAAACTAGACTCCTTTATCCGAAGAATTTACGGTAATTCACGGTTTCAATCGCTGAATCAGAACAATG CTATATCTAATGTATTAGAAGCTGATGCTTACGGCATTGCGATGATGGCGCGTGAAAAGTTTTACGa AGATGGTCCTTTGTTGGTGGTTGCGTCTGGACGAGACACCATTTCTGTTGCGACTTCGATTAAACGGTTAGCTTTGGAAAATGTTTTTCTTGTTCAG ATACAACATCCAAGATTCCTCCTGAATAGGTTTGATCTTGTGATTACTCCTCGCCATGATTATTACCCCCTTACTCCTCATGCCCAACAGCAAATACCTTGGTTTCTTCGAAGGTGGGTCACTCCATGGGAACCTCCTGGCCGCAACGTG GTTCTTACTGTGGGAGCACTTCATCAAGCTGATTCGGCTGCTCTTAGGGTTGCTGCATCTGCTTGGCATGATGAGTTAGCTACTTTGCCAAAGCCCTTGCTCGTGGTTAACATCGGGGGACCTACAG GCAATTGTCCCTCTGGTGTGGATCTTGCAAAGAATTTAGTGGTTATGCTTCAGAATGTTCTATGGAGTTGTGGGACAGTCAGAATATCTTTCTCTAGAAGAACTCCTGCGAAG ATCTCCAAAATTTTGGTCAAAGAATTTTCCACAAATCCTAAGGTCCAAATTTGGGATGGTGAAG GTCCAAATCCACATATGGGACATCTGGCCTGGGCTGATGCATTTGTTATCACAGCTGATTCAGTTAGTATGTTGAGTGAGGCCTGCAGTACTGG GAAGCCTGTATATGTAATCGGAGCAGAGCTGTGTACATGGAAGTTTGCTGATTTCCAAAACTCTTTGCAGAAGCAAGGAGTTGCTCGGCCGTTCACTGGGATGGAAAAT ATAACTGAGAGCTGGTATTATTCTCCACTGAATGACACGGCAGAAGCTGCTACTCAAGTGATCGCTGCCCTTGCTCAGCGGGGATGGACTATTCGTGCACAATGA
- the LOC127125617 gene encoding peptidyl-prolyl cis-trans isomerase CYP18-2 produces MWASAEGGAPEVTLETSMGSFTIELYYKHAPRTCRNFIELSRRGYYDNVKFHRIIKDFIVQGGDPTGTGRGGESIYGAKFEDEIKQELKHTGAGILSMANAGPNTNGSQFFITLAPCPSLDGKHTIFGRISRGMEIIKRLGSVQTDNNDRPIHDVKILRTSVKD; encoded by the exons ATGTGGGCGAGTGCAGAAGGTGGTGCTCCAGAGGTTACTCTCGAAACTTCCATGGGTTCCTTCACCATCgag CTTTACTACAAGCATGCACCTAGAACTTGCAGGAATTTCATTGAACTCTCTCGCAGAGGTTACTACGACAATGTTAAATTCCACAGAATCATCAAGGACTTCATAGTGCAAGGTGGGGATCCTACTGGGACAGGAAGAGGAGGAGAATCCATATATGG GGCAAAATTTGAAGATGAGATTAAACAAGAGTTGAAGCATACTGGAGCTGGTATTTTGTCAATGGCTAATGCTGGCCCTAATACTAATGGCAGTCAGTTCTTTATCACTCTCGCGCCGTGTCCCTCTCTGGATG GAAAACATACAATATTTGGAAGAATAAGTCGGGGAATGGAAATCATCAAAAGACTTGGCAGTGTTCAGACAGATAACAATGACAG GCCCATTCATGATGTGAAGATACTGCGGACATCAGTTAAGGATTGA